Part of the Nicotiana sylvestris chromosome 5, ASM39365v2, whole genome shotgun sequence genome is shown below.
CACATGACCAATTTTCTAGTTGCTTGTAGATTTGTAAAGTTACGTGAGTTGAGTGCAGATGCACAAAATGTCTTCTTGACTTTGCAGAACTGAGCATGAGGTGCGGATGCACAATTTTACTACCATAAAATTGtattcttttattcatttaactatggcgtatatcattatggatttttacaatatctacaaaatttctacatttattctacaataaaactacatatcatttgaaaaattaatatgaaaatacagaatttcaatgtttctacaaattatctacaaaatttctacaaactgttcataacaagaatttatctttattttcatgcatgttcgtctggaacactaaagttacttgatatgccaacatctcccgttatagaggaatacaacttatctataattttctacaactttcacacattattttcacccagttaaatacaactacaataacataaaacttacatacaaattttatacaaaatttgtacaatatatcttttgtatattttgtatctgatttatacatagtaaaaacaaatttcatacaactaattatatattatacaacttatctacaaattatctacaattttcgtacattatttctactaagttatatacaactacaatataatatcacttaaatacaatttttatacaatgttgttaaactttcatacaataggtaaatgaataaaagaaaaataaaaacaacagtctacaatttttctacaatttctgcaatataatgtatgtcatgtctttttcttcttcttcttcgagtttcaatctgaaatctgccaaaaccaagtctaatattcaccaaaacccctcaaattgagatataaactccaaaccatattcccaattattttcaacaacaccaatccaaacaaataatgatttttgaaaacccaaatttgaattcaaagcttcaaagctttttaatgactgccaatggtggaattgctgctctcttttcctttgctttgtattactgaaatttgggattgagagatagagagagacgtagagagaattctcaattctttgcaacaacatccaatccaaacaaacaaatatcttttgaaaacccaaattcgaattcaaagcttcaaagttttttaatggttgtcaatggtgcagattttcgctggttttagaagaggaaaccgtgggtgattgaagaggaaatcgtggggtGTGGTTTGATACGTGAGTGAGGTGGTTGTAAAATATTTGGAAGAATATTTAATTCCCCAATATTAGCGCCCCTAGATAAGGAAGCCTacagctacaatgattccttatttaatgaattgtctatattttatagaaatactattagcatggcgggtaatatgcaaactatgaacatatttggtaatatagtttcctatatggtataggaacgaaaatttcccTAATATCAATATGCCTACTCTAGTTTCCAACTTCTATATTAACCACCTGATCCctattttctctccttttttccctttctttttcttttttctatcttttctgtTCCTCcttttttttatcttctttttcttttttcttttttattttttattttttatttttttattttttctttgctccttttcttttttatttcttttttatatttaaatttttgtttcctttctcttttctccttttctagtCCATTTATCTTTTCCAAATtatacttttctttatttttttacttaATTGGATCCCATTTATAttttcttcaaattatttttatattcttttttgcTTAATTTGATACCATTCATTTTTTTCGTTCCTTTCCAACTGAataccttttattttttaatataaactaTAATATaccttttatcttttctttttttctttttttactttttgtggTTATATATATGTGTATTACTGCAAATATTTCTGGCATATAGTATACAGTATAACAAAAGATATATCATTATAGTAATATAACATGTAAATGTTCAATATTATAGTAAAATATCTTGCACGGTAGTATACTAGTGTTAGCCCCTTGACAAAGGTCATCGGCAGGTGTGGGTTATGACAAGGATTTTCATGATGGCCTTGGCACACAACCTGAAAATTGGGCAACATCATGATGGGCTGCTCGGCATGACGGACAATGTGGGGTTCGACAAATGCACCTTGAACGGAAGTAAGGCGCACTTTACTTGGATGTGCGGGTTGGCAAAACAATGGCAAGGCAAAGCCATGTCAAGCAGGGGCAAAGACATGGCAAGGCAAGGCAAGGCAAGGCAAGGCAAGGCGGTACAAGCAATGGCAAATGATACGGGCAGATTTGATCAAGTCGGGGGCGACTTGACATGTGCGGGCAGCTGTGACAATGAACGTGTGCGGCTAAGTCAGCGGGCGGCGAGCTGTGGCAATGACATTGGCGCGGAAAAGTGTCAAAGGCAAGGTTGGGCACAATGCCAGCCTTGGCATAAAGCAGCTGGGCGAAAATCAgacacatgctgtgcacaagtagCAGTTGGAAAACATGTGCAAAGCACATGGGAAGCAGTTGGCAGTTGCAACCTCTTCCAAGACATGTTGATCATGGCCTAAAAGTGTGCCCACGTTTTTGTACTTTGTCTTAACTTGTTTGCCCATCAGTTGGGGCTTGTCAACTGATTGTAGCCTTATAAATACTTGTCTAGGCTATCCAAAACAAGGCAAAAAAACTTAGTCTAAGGCATTGTGAAGCCAAATTCGTCTAAGTCATTTCCTAAGGGTGAAAAAATCTTTTTGGGGCAGGGAATTAGGGAATTCTTTGTCTTGGCCATAGGGTTGGCTTTTGTGTTCTTGTATTCACATATTAGTACAAGTTGGGAAGAAATTCCTGTATATCGTGTGTGCCTTTATTTACTGTTTTTGCTGCCTATTTTCATTCTAAGTGCAAACGTCCCTAAAAATAAAACTAAGTGTTGGAAAGACTGAAGTCAAGGCTGGGATTGACTGTCGCACGGAGGTGAACCTCGGGCAGAATTCGAGTGACATAAATCACCCCTGTGACAACTAGTATCAGAGCCAGGATGGATCGGGGCGGAGACACAACGTTCAGTGGTTGAATTTTGTGAAGAATGGCTGGTGGCAATGCAGAACTGAGGGAAAAGGTTGCTGCATTAGAGGCACTCGTCGGAACTGTTGATGGGGATCAATTTCTGACTATCTTGACTCGTCTCGCCTATCATGAGGCCGAGATGAACAGGCTGAGTCAGGAGTGCACAGATCTGAAAATGGAAAATGGGTTGTTGCGTCGTGCTGTTGGCAATGATGAAGCACAGCGTGGGGCAAATTGTACCAAGGTTAGAATTCCGGAGCCTAAAGAGTTTAATGGCGCAAGGAGTGCCAAGAAACTCGAAAACTTCCTGTGGGATATGGAACAGTACTTCCATGCTGCCAAAGTGCAAGATGAAGACAAGGTCCCCATTACGACTATGTACTTGGTGGACGATGCAAAGTTGTGGTGGCGTACGCGCGTGGCAGATGATGTAAGTGCTGGTAGACCGAAGATTGACTCTTGGGAAGGGCTGAAcaaagagttgaaggatcaattctTTCCTAGCAAAGGGGGCTGGATTGCTAGAGATCGTTTGAAGAAGTTGAAACAAACTGGAACGGTCAGAGATTATGTCAAAGATTTCAGTTCTTTGATGCTGGATATAAGCAACATGTCTGAGGAAGACAAGCTGCAAAATTTCCTTTACGGGTTGCAGTCGTGGGTGCAAATGGAACTACGAAGGCAGAATGTGAAAGACTTTCCTAGTGCCATTGCTGTTGTGGATGCGTTGGGTGATGTTCGGTTGGGACAAGATGGTTCTGATTTCTCTACTACTTCAAAGTCCAAAAACGGGAACAAGGACAAGGTAAAAGAGTGGAGGAAAAACGGAAACGACAAGGGTAATGTTGTTTAGGGCAATGGCAATGAGAAGGGAAAGCAATGTACTGGACCTTCGACAAACAAGGGACAAAACAGCAAATTTGATGGCTGTTTTATTTGCAAAGGACCACACATGGCGAGGGATTGTCCAAGAATTGAACGGATTTCAGCATTTTTTGCTGAAGAAAAGAGTGAAGATGAGCCAAACGAGGAAGAACATGAGCAAGCAACAGCATATTTAGGGCCTATGGTGGTGCTGAAAAATGTGGAAGCTGCTTCGTCGAGGACGACGAATTCTTCTGGTGGGGGTGGTTTGTTAGCCCCTTGACAAAGGTCCTCGGCAGGTGTGGGTTGTGACAAGGATTTTCATGATGGCCTTGGCACACAACCTGCAAATGGGCAACATCATGATGGGCTGCTCGGCATGACGAACAATGCGGGGTTCGACAAACGCACCTTGAACGGAAGCAAGGCGCACTTTACTTGGATGTGTGGGTTGGCAAAACAATGGCAAGGCAAAGCCATGTCAAGCAGAGGAAAAGACATGGAAAGGCAAGGCAAGGCGGGACAAGCAATGGCAAATGATACGGGCAGATTTGATCAAGTCGGGGGCGACTTGACATGGGCGGGCAACTGTGACAATGAATGTGTGCGGCTAAGTCAGCGGGCGGCGATTTGTGGCAATGACATTAGCGCGGAGCAGTGTCAAAGGCAAGGTTGGGCGCAATACCAGCCTTGGCACAAAACAGCTGGGCAAAAATCAgacacatgttgtgcacaagcaGCAGTTGGAAAACATGTGCAAAGCACATGGGAAGTAGTTGGCAGTTGCAACCTCTTCCAAGACATGCTGATCATGGCCTAAAAGTGTGCCCACGTTTTTGTACTTTGTCTTAACTTGTTTGCCCATCAGTTGGGCTTGTCAACTGATTATAGCCTTATAAATACTTGCCTAGGCTGTCCAAAACGGGGCAGAAAAACTTAGTCTAAGGCATTGTGAAGCCAAATTCGTCTAAGTCATTTCCTAAGGGTGGGAAAATCTTTTTGGGGCAGGGAATTAGGGAATTCTTTGTCTTGGCCATAGGtttggctattgtgttcttgTATTCACATATTAATACAAGTTGAGAAGAAATTCCTGTATATCGTGTGTGCCTTTATTTACTGTTTTTGCTGCCTATTTTCATTCTAAGTGCAAACGTCCCTAAAAATAAAACTAAGTGTTGGAAAGGCTGAAGTCAAGGCTGGGCTTGACTGCTGCACGGAGGTGAACCTCGGGCAGAATTCGAGTGACATAAATCACCCCTgtgacaactggtatcagagccatgcTGGATCGGGGCAGAGACACAACGTTCGGTGGTTGAATTTTGTGAATAATGGTTGGTGGCAACGCAGAACTGAGGGAAAAGGTTGCTGCATTAGAGGCACTCGTCGGAACTGTTGATGGGGATCAATTTCTGACTATCTTGACTCTTCTCGCCTATCATGAGGTCGAGATGAACAGGCGGAGCCAGGAGTGCACAGATCTGAAAACGAAAAATGGGTTGCTGCGTCGTGCTGTTGGCAATGATGAAGCACAGCGTGGGGCAGATTGTACCAAGGTCAGAATTCCGGAGCCTAAAGAGTTTAATGGCGCAAGGAGTGCCAAGAAACTCGAAAACTTCCTGTGGGATATGGAACAGTACTTCCATGCTGCCAAAGTGCAAGATGAAGACAAGGTCCCTATTACGACTATGTACTTGGTGGACGATGCAAAGCTGTGGTGGCGTACGCGTGTGGCAGATGATGTAAGTGGTGGTAGACTGAAGATTGACTCTTGGGAAGGGCTGaagaaagagttgaaggatcaattctTTCCTAGCAATGCGGGCAGGATTGCTAGAGATCGTTTGAATAAGTTGAAACAAACTGGAACGGTCAGAGATTATGTCAAAGATTTTAGTTTTTTGATGCTGGATATAAGCAACATATCTGAGGAAGACAAGCTGCATAATTTCCTTTACGGGTTGCAGTCATGGGCGCAAATGGAACTACGAAGGCAGAATGTGAAAGATTTTCCTAGTGTCATTGCTGTTGCGGATGCGTTGGGTGATTTCCGGTTGGGACAAGATGGTTCTGATTTCTCTACTACTTCAAAGTCCAAAAATGGGAACAAGGACAAGGTAAAAGAGTGGAGGAAAAACGGAAACGACAAGGGTAATGTTGTTGAGGGCAATGGCaatgagaatggaaagcaatgTGCTGGACCTTCGACAAACAAGGGACAAAACAACAAGTTTGAtggctgttttttttttttttgcaaaggaCCACACATGGCGAGGGATTGTCCAAGAATTGAACGGCTTTCAGCATTGTTTGCTGAAGAAAAGAGTGAAGATGAGCCAAACGAGGAAGAACATGAGCAAGCAACAGCATATTTAGGGCCTATGGTAGTGCTGAAAAATGTGGAAGCTGCTTCGTCGAGGACGGCGAATTCTTCTGGTGGGGGTGGTTTGTTATCCCCTTCACAAAGGTCCTCGGCAGGAGTGGGTTGTGACAAGGATTTTCATGATGGCCTTGGCACACAACCAGAAAATTGGGCAACATCATGATGGGCTGCTCGGCATGACGGACAATGCGGGGTTCGACAAACGCACCTTGAACGAAAGCAAGGCGCACTTTACTTGGATGTGCGAGTTGGCAAAACAATGGCAAGGCAAAGCCATGTCAAGCAGGGGCAAAGACATGGCAAGGCAAGGCGGGACAAGCAATGGCAAATGATACGGGCAGATTTGATCAAGTCGGGGGCGACTTGACATGGGCGGGCAGCTGTGACAATGAATGTGTGTGGCTAAGTCAGCGGGCGGCGAGTTGTGGCAATGACATTGGCGCGGAGCAGTGTCAAAGGCAAGGTTGGGCGCAATGCCAACCTTGGCACAAAGCAGCTGAGCGAAAATCAgacacatgttgtgcacaagcaGCAGTTGGAAAACATGTGCAAAGCACATATAGTTGGCAGTTGCAACCTCTTCCAAGACATGTTGATCATGGCCTAAAAGTGTGCCCACGTTTTTGTACTTTGTCTTAACTTGTTTGCCCATCAGTTGGGGCTTGTCAACTGATTGTAGCCTTATAAATACTTGGCTAGGCTGTCCAAAACGGGGCAGAAAAACTTAGTCTAAGGCATTGTGAAGCCAAATTCGTCTAAGTCATTTCCTAAGGGTGAGAAAATCTTTTTGGGGCAGGAAATTAGGGAATTCTTTGTCTTGGCCATAgggttggctattgtgttcttgTATTCACATATTAATATAAGTTGGGAAGAAATTCCTGTATATCGTGTGTGCCTTTATTTACTGTTTTTGCTGCCTATTTTCATTCTAAGTGCAAACGTCCCTAAAAATAAAACTAAGTGTTGGAAAGGCTGAAGTCAAGGCTAGGCTTGATTGCCGCACAGAGGTGAACCTCGGGCAGAATTCGAGTGACATAAATCACCCATGTGACAACTAGCACGATGTATAAGTATACCAAATAGGTATATTATTATTTTACGTCTATTCTTACCATATCATGCAAAAAACTGTGGGATATGTGGTCGACACACAATTTTGCATTCTTTAACATGGTATTTACAAAATTAATCTCTCTATAATCAAATAGGGCAAGAACAGGGGAGCATGTGGCTGGTTTTCTCAGTGCTTTGTCTGGTATGAATATATCATCTTCCTCATCTGCTACCTACACAAGAAGTTATGTTGAGGAAGATTAGTAGAACTATCAGCAGGAGAATAGGGAAAAACAAACCAAAGAAGTGGCACCAGTAGTGTAATTCGCCAAAGACCCACAACGCTAAATACTGTTTGTACGCCTAACAAACTATGAGTTCCGTATCAACAGATAGTAAGTCCAATTTGCATGGGTACTCAGGAAGACGTTAAATAGTTTGGTAGTATAGTAATTGCTAGCACATACACATTGCGCTCTGCAATCGCTACTTTATGTCTCGCTGCAAAAGTATAAAGAGAAGGATTTGAGTTCGCAAGTAAATTCAAGTACtattcttcttttcaactcctaGTTCTTTAAATTTTCAATCGCTACTCCCTTTTTACCTATTCTGACAATAGTAATCTTAATGTCCATGCTGCAACATAATGTCTTCAGATTTCAAGAGAAATAACCATTGCATCTATGTGTGAAAGATGATCTCAAGGATCGGAGTGTCCGAAATAAAGAAAGCTAGAAATTTTAAATGTATGTTGGCCACTTCCCTACAGTGAATGGTTAATATCCTTGCAATTATAATTCTTGTCCAAATAATTAGCCCATCCTGTTCCTACAAGGCAAAAGAAAATTACGACTTCAAAAGGATCTGATATAATATAGTAACTGTTACTGGGTAAATGGCATCTGGTTTCGTAGTCATGTCAAATATTTTCCTTTGCATGTTCAGAAGCGGTAGTCATCTCTTAGGATAATTAAATACAAAAGACAGAGTGAAACCAaagggaaaaaattatttttacaaattaCTTATTCACAAAAATGGAAGGAAAAAAAAGCCAAAATGAAATTCTTTTTTCTTGAACAGAGGTGATTGAAGATGAATCTTGAAACGCATATCCATTTATAAGTGATTAGGAGGCAATAGAATGAGAGATAGGGGCAAGGATGTGTGGATCATGGAAAGGGAGCTTGAAAAGGAAAGTAGAGCTGAACGACGGCAATTTTAAGCAGAGCCTATTCCATTTGCAGAACCACACAATATGTGGAAACTTTATCTTTGGATATATTTGTGTCTCAGATAATCACACATAGTACCTCATTAAGgaaatttcacggggccttacctTTGGCCTGCTTGTTGTTTTGCTTTCTGCATTTTGATAATTTTCTCTGTCGCCTCCCCTCAAGTTGCTGAGTTAATGGCTATATTCTTGAAATGTGGTGCAGCCAACAAAAAGACACTCACTTTATAGCTGTATAAAACAGATAAAATTTGTTGGACCAATAATTGTGAACTGCTAACGGAAGTAAAGCATTCCCTTTATTAAGATTTTGTACGATTGACGAGTAGCctcttttcccttatttatttttgatGCACCCACGAGGTTCCCATATGTATATACGATAGGGTGTCTTATGTAGAAAACCATGTCTTTTTGTAAGGTTTTATTTTTTGGGGGTATACGCCTTGTATACAGGCATGTTTTGGCCCTTCTTTTAATGAGATTTATTACCTCATCAAAAAAACTGATACAGCTAAACAGTGGCTAAAAGTCCTGTCGCACATCTTTCCCAACATTGTGCAACTAAAAAGAGAGAGTCGAGTATTTGAAACTACTTAAACAAGGAagcattctatttttttttatctgAACTAACAGGGAAGCATTCTAATGGAAGCCAAAACAAAGACAAAGTGTTTTTCAATTGCCCGACACCTTAAAGGTATTTTCCTTacttttactaaaacaagaaccTGTTCTCACAAAGGAAATTAGAAAGCTAGTGACACAGCTTAGCTCAACTCAAATTGAATGAAACATAACCATATTGGACTCCACTAATGCAGGCCGCGACAGCTAATATTGAACAGCAAAAAAACAACAgatgaaaaggaggtgtgataagcAGAGTTAGCATCGACAAAAGCTATTTAAAGACATAATTTGTTACCTAAAAATGCCTTTAGATCAAAAGCACCGTGAAGACAAACTCTCAAAAATGTAACAATTGGATCCCTTGCATTCCACTATGATATCAGTCAGGATGGACAAACACTGAGATTTAAACCTGCGAGTTTGGAGAGTTAAGTTCAAATGCAGTTACCTTCAAATTTTCATATACAAGGTTTTTGCACAGAAGTGACCTATTCAAGGACTATATTAGTTATGTATTACAGCAAAGTTATGTAAAAGTTCATTATCACCTCTGACAGAAGGAATTCACAATAGGCAACCATTATATTCAAAACTACTTTAGGCTTGTCCTGATAAACATGTGTGGACGAAGTTATATGTCGAAGACTGCAAGACACTCATTCATGCACTTCAAAACCAACAAGGCAACAGACTCCATTTTTCTGTGTTCTGATTTTAAGAGGCCTCCCGACAACACTGAGCAGcacaaaataaataagaaaaaaataacagAAGACCGATAAAACCACCAAAGCAATAAAATCCGATTACTCCATGCTCATATTTACTTTACGCGGCTTGAAAAGATAGATACACAGAAGACacggaaaaaaaaaagattgaaaaCAAAGCATAGATAGGAAAAATAACAGGAATTATAATCACAATTAAATCTGAAATTGACTGAAAAGACTTaacaaaagattgaggcaataACAGAGAAGGAACTAAAGAGAAGCAAAAAAAAATGGACCAAGGGGAAAACCAGAAGAATCAAAATATGGGAAAGAAGAACAACATAAATACCAACGCTTTGATTGCAAAAGGAAAACAATAAGAAAAGATAGCTGCATAATATAATGTAGGATGCATCAGATAGCATGCATTCTCATACCCAAAAAAGAGGggggaaagaaacaagaagaaaacCAGAAGCACAAA
Proteins encoded:
- the LOC138868745 gene encoding uncharacterized protein gives rise to the protein MAGGNAELREKVAALEALVGTVDGDQFLTILTRLAYHEAEMNRLSQECTDLKMENGLLRRAVGNDEAQRGANCTKVRIPEPKEFNGARSAKKLENFLWDMEQYFHAAKVQDEDKVPITTMYLVDDAKLWWRTRVADDVSAGRPKIDSWEGLNKELKDQFFPSKGGWIARDRLKKLKQTGTVRDYVKDFSSLMLDISNMSEEDKLQNFLYGLQSWVQMELRRQNVKDFPSAIAVVDALGDVRLGQDGSDFSTTSKSKNGNKDKGNGNEKGKQCTGPSTNKGQNSKFDGCFICKGPHMARDCPRIERISAFFAEEKSEDEPNEEEHEQATAYLGPMVVLKNVEAASSRTTNSSGGGGLLAP